GATGTCGTCAACTTTAGGTAGTCAACCTACCCCAGAATAAGCACCGCTTTGATCCCCGCAGCCCTGCGTAACTGTACAGTAGAGGCTCTAGCGGGATCGGATTGACAAACTTACAGGCTTTCTCATCCAGTGAGAGCCTCTGTGTTTCATTTGTCCCGGTAGATCGTCTGACATGGTGTCCGAGTTTCGTCAGCGGGCCGGACCCGTGTGGAGGTGCAATGGCCACCTCGTTGTTGGATGAATGCTGGGATGATGCACCCTTGGCACCAACCATGAACGCTTCGGTAAATTTCCTTATGGGCTTGGCTCTCTTAATTATGGGCGGTTGGCCAGGCAAACATAATGGGATTGTTCCCCGACTTGGCCGGGCGGTGAAATACTGCCAGCGCTCTCCTCTTTACTTGGCCCATTCACAACACCTCAATCAGctctcaagatcatcaacctcgccaCCATGTTGCGAACAAGGACGCGACCTCGAACCTTGGAGGAGAGATTTCCAAATGGTCCCCCCGACGTTAAGCTTCCACCTAAGTACAGGATTGTGTCCAACAACCGCATCTTCAACGACCACACCGGTGCACCGGCCTTGATGTCATGGGAGAGCCCGGGGGTTCAGCGTTCATTGCCTCCTCTCGCCTCTTGGATCTTCTACATGACCCATCCTGATGTGCCACGCGATTTTGACGGCTCTCTATTCTATGGTAGCCTCGAGATGGACCACCAGCTGTGCAGAGGTGGCAGCTTTCGCTATGagttcttcttccttccgGGCGCCACGGCTGAAGAGTGCCGCACTCACTTTCGtggagagatggaggttCGAGGAACCATTTGGCGCCAGATCAGCAAAGTCAAGGAGGCAATGAACCTCAAGGCATGCGGAAACGGCCAGGGGTTGGAGGATGATTCGGCTGAAGAGTCCGCTTCTGATCAAGATACCGCTACCGACAGTCGACTTCCCGGCCTGGTCTGGCTACAAAACGATGACGAGTGCAAGGACTCATTCTATCGCGGCTGGTGCTTCATATATCCACACGCAGGTATCGAGTGCCGAagtgaggaggaaaaggcgcGTGATATGTACCGCGTCGAATTTGACCCCATCCCCATTCCGGACTGGGACGAGGAGGTGGAGTGCAAGCCCAGCCCGATGGAACGTCCCATCGTTTCGCGGCGGATGAAGGCCAAGAGCGGAGAAGGATTTGAAGACGGGATTTTTGGTTGGATGGAaatgaggaagaggtcaCTTTGGGAGCAAGCGGCGGATGAAGCTACAGATAACGCTCTGGAGCTGGGTTGGGAgtcttggtgatgtgagAAGGAAGGATCCGACTGCTTTGTATATATTGCGGTAGTCCCAGTCTCATCGCCATGTAAAGACGGTGGTTTGTGGTGATCATGGCGATGTGTCGTTCTGCCAAGTCTAACTACAAACATCTGGCTTAGCCGCAAGTCTACACGACGGGGGAAGCCTCTGGGGAGGACTCAACTAGCTCGTAGATAAGTACATTGCGCGAAGAGATGTATGCATTTCTACAATGCGGTATCTGTATAATTCTCAATTGCGGTGTCATCATCATTCTCGTCCTCGAAATAGCCAATaccaccatcatggctaATGACTTCCACCTCTTCCCGAATACGCACTTTAAGGTCGATCAGTTTCTTCCCTCGGGATGAGAATTCAGAATCAAATGCCCGGTGTCGTTTCAGAATAGACTTGTCATCGGTTTGCCAATCGGTagggtgaggttgagagTCTGGATAGAGAGGTCCGTAGAGCCAGGTGACATCGCAATCCTTGAGCCTAGTCATTGTCAGAGATATGAAGTCATGGTGAGTTGCTTGGGTACCCACCAGTTCAGTTCCTCCGCTGGGATTGTTGACAAGTTGTTCTTGAACTTTGTCCATGCCCTCCAGATGCCATTCTCCAGGCGACTCTTGTTGATGAGCGATTTCGCCGAGCTGACTGCCTTCCATGATGGACCAATCTCCTCATCGGTCCACCCGTGTGACAGATAATCAACAGAGCGGCTAGACGTGATCGGTACCTCAGAGTCATCCTTACACCTGGGTTGATCATCGGGAACTAGGAGGTCGGGAGCATGGGCTCCTCGAGACTCCAAGTCTTCAACCCAAATGCTTGACGCGTCGCTGTAATGTGAAACGGTAAAATGAGACTCCTCATCAGGCTCATTATAAAGAGAACTACAGTTAGTTGGCTGCACAATCTGCGGAGCGACAGCCTGTGAAGATATCTGGCCagcaggaggaagagcctgGGATGACTCCAAGCTATTTTCGGTACTGAGAATGGCTCTTTGGGAAATTTGGGGCGTCGGTCGCGACGGCGTCATTGATAACGTCAATATGTTGGTTACGTGGTTGTAATAGGACCTGGGGAGTACCCTTGCCGGATCGTTCTCCCAAAAGGGACGTTCATCCGCCCAAGTTAGCAGTCTTGGAGGGCAAATGAAGAGACTGTCTGTTCTGATAAGTTGCCGGTCATCCATACGGATCCCGAGCGCAGAGGCCAGCCGTCTGCCAAAATACTCTGCCTTGGAGATTGTATCCATCTGAACTCCCCTGACTATACGACGAATAACGTCGTTGTAGATGTGCTGGACCGATTTAGCATAGTTGACATCGACAATGTCGCTCGAGATCCCGAGCATGCCGTAGACCTTGTCGCGCCTGTCTCTGCATTCGAAGTTGCCGAATGATAGTAGCAAGTCGGAGATCGGGGCTCCTTGTTCCTTCAGCTGTGGATTGGTTTCAAGGAATGCTTTTTCCTTGACTAGGATATACCCCGGTGCGTTCATTATCTTTGAAGCCCGTTGAGATCCGTGAAACTGACTTCCTGATTGGAGCATGGAGATCTCCATGCCGCCGAAGAAGCTGTTCAGCTTGTTCCAGTTCATACACCTTAGGCCGCAGACTATTCTTATCTCTCTAGCCAGAAGCACTTCTTGGATGATCCAGATTCTTCTCCAGTATACCCGgctgaagaggctgaagattGCGTCGCCAATCTTTGCGTCGAGGACCATCCGAAGAGCACCGGAATCCCCCTGATAGGAGTAGCCGATCTTGTTTGGGTTTTGGCCGTAGAGAACTCTTGGTTCCGATAGAACCCGTAACGTTTTCTTGGTTGACTTGCCTAAAAGACGGTGGGTGAGGGATGCTAAGCTGTCCATGGCGAGATCGGATTTTGCAGTTGGCCTACCAAGCCAGACAAGAACCACTGTCGCCGACGAATAAATCTTTCGCATAAGTCTGACCTGGTGGTTTCTCTCGGCAATGTTACTTTGGTTGATGCATATCGAATCAATCCAAATGAACTGTGGTCGGGGATCGCAGTCTACGTCCAAGGACGGGAGCTCTTTGAGTAGATCCCACGCCGCTTTCCGGACTAAAAATGAGTGCCCATTGATGCGGATTGGCTCTGCTATACAAGAGTCTCCCCAAGTATACGAAATTGCGGCGAAAGGGGGACATGATTCATTGAGAGGGAAGACCTCAAGGCCGTATTCTTTTGGAGAATCGTGTAGCTTCAACAGACGCACCTCGCCGCCCGGGTCGGTCAAGGTTGTGTACTGAAAACGAGACATGGCTTAAGGCATTTTAACGAGGCCATGGCGCAAATTATACAGTCATCGGCGAGCTGAAGCGCCAATATGTACCCTTGAGTGAGTTCTGCAGAGTGAGGAGCTAATCGCGGTGCAGGGTCAGCCTGATATGCAGCCCTGCCCAACCTGACACTCTGATTGAGCCGTATACACAGCCCTGTGACCAGTTTCCTGTGGCGAAGCTGAGAACAGCCCTACAAAAGATACCCTCTGTTCAAGGAGGCTGTAGTACTGCGTGCACCCACGTGCGGACTGGTTCTTAGGCAGGGTCGCATTTTTGTCTGCGGCACACTGTCATCGAATTCATCGCTAGTCACCAAGGGCCTCAAGTCATAAGCTCACGTAACAGACCCTTTGAAGCCCGTAAGACTCcaaggctgcttcttgggccAAGTTGCTTTGCTCCATGACGACTGCCACTTCTCTGAGCTCTGCTATTTCAATTTCCTTTGTGGGAGAGGTTTGCTTTGCATCGACAAGCTGGGCTTTCAGCTGTTTGTGTCAAGTTTACGGCTGTTGACATGGCGATAAGCTACGAATCTTGGACGTGAATGGGCGAAATCACTGGTACATGCAGTATAAATGATGCAACTCGAAAGAACTTTTGTATAACAACTCTTGCAAACGCAATCTTTTCCAATAAACTAAACACAAAGACACACAGACCAGTCACTCACTCATACTTGAACTCATCGCTATTACTACCCAAGCCGTACTTGTTGGCTAGTGAAGCCCAGCGGTCAGACCCATCCGCCATCGGTTTCTCCTTGGTCTGGCCGCGCCTAGTTTCTAGATGCGCCCACGTCACCTTGCGGTTCTGTTCCCCATGGTGGGAATTCGCTGTCGTAGGTGTTCTTCTGGCTACCGCCAGACCATGAATCCCTCTAAGCTCTTGTTAGTACctaagaagaaggaaagTCTAAAGACTTGGCCTCATACTTGCGGTGCGCGTAGCACCAGCTGGTTGTGGGCGAGTGCTTGTGGGCAGCGCCTCGTGTTTGTGCACCCGGCTATCCAGCTATAGCTTCCTCTTGTTTTAGTTAGCGCCTAGTCATTAATTCATGGTAGACGGATGCTTACCTCCTCGCTGAAGGTGGCCTTCCTGCAGCCCTCCTCCATATCTGCGGCTCTTGTCTGCCTTGCCTCCTTCCTGAAGGGCCCTTGCCTGTTGGTGTGGTTGAGACATTCTCATgtggagagaaagaaaggtATTTTTACTGTTGGATCTCCCTCTCATCGGCGCGGTTGATTCACTGGCTACATCACGCGCCCTCATAAAGGGTTGAATGGTGTTCTCGGTCCC
This genomic interval from Fusarium keratoplasticum isolate Fu6.1 chromosome 9, whole genome shotgun sequence contains the following:
- a CDS encoding HET domain-containing protein translates to MDSLASLTHRLLGKSTKKTLRVLSEPRVLYGQNPNKIGYSYQGDSGALRMVLDAKIGDAIFSLFSRVYWRRIWIIQEVLLAREIRIVCGLRCMNWNKLNSFFGGMEISMLQSGSQFHGSQRASKIMNAPGYILVKEKAFLETNPQLKEQGAPISDLLLSFGNFECRDRRDKVYGMLGISSDIVDVNYAKSVQHIYNDVIRRIVRGVQMDTISKAEYFGRRLASALGIRMDDRQLIRTDSLFICPPRLLTWADERPFWENDPARVLPRSYYNHVTNILTLSMTPSRPTPQISQRAILSTENSLESSQALPPAGQISSQAVAPQIVQPTNCSSLYNEPDEESHFTVSHYSDASSIWVEDLESRGAHAPDLLVPDDQPRCKDDSEVPITSSRSVDYLSHGWTDEEIGPSWKAVSSAKSLINKSRLENGIWRAWTKFKNNLSTIPAEELNWLKDCDVTWLYGPLYPDSQPHPTDWQTDDKSILKRHRAFDSEFSSRGKKLIDLKVRIREEVEVISHDGGIGYFEDENDDDTAIENYTDTAL